In the genome of Pseudanabaena mucicola str. Chao 1806, the window ACAAGGAAAAAATTGGTATCGGAGCAGCCTTTGGTTTATTTGTAGGGGTAACTGGCATTTGCTTAATTGGCTTACCATCGGAACTCATGACTGCGTTGTTAAGCGGAGATTTCACTACTGTTTTAGAGGCAGGTGTATTTACCCTTGGAGAATGGTTTATGCTGGGGGCATCATTGTCAATGGCAATCGGCACAATTTTAATTAAACCTGTAGTGCGCTATGCCGATCCAGTGATGGCAACAGGTTGGCATATGGTGATTGGTGGCTTACCTCTATTAATGATTTCTAACCAAATTGAGCAGCATCAATGTCAGGATATCTCTGCTTGGGGATGGCTAGGAATGGCATATATGGCGATTATGGGTAGTGCGATCGCCTATGGGTTGTTTTTCTTTTTTGCCTCATCAGGAAGTTTGACCACCTTGAGCGCACTGACTTTTTCTACACCAGTATTTGCACTGATGTTTAGTAGTCTCTTTCTTGGTGAAAACTTGACTTTAGTGCAATGGATTGGTGTGATTTTGACGCTAACGAGTATTTATCTTGTCAGTTTGCGTAGCTCTGAATCAGATAGCATTGAAGCCGATTGTGAACTTGGAGCAATGACAAAAGCAAAAATTTTGAATGCAACTGAGCAAGTGGCAGTGAGTTCGGCTTTACCATTGTTGCAGCAATCCAACAATGAATCTCTAAATCAGAATCTCTAGATCAAGGAATGAATAAATTAAGTTCTGCCTTTAGCACTACCATCTAAAAAAGACAATAAGCTTAATTAAATTCATGCCCACTTTATATACTGCAATCACCAATCATGGCTTTGGTCACGCGACGCGCACCGCTGCTGTCCTTGCTGATCTGCAACAGCGATCGCCTGATATTAAGTTAATCATTGCGACAACAGCTCCGCTTTGGTTATTGGAGGAATATATAGCAGGGGATTTTGTGTATCATCCACAGGTGTTTGATGTGGGTGTAATCCAGATCGATAGCTTAGTTACTGATCAAGAGGCGACCTTCGCGGCGTGGCAAAAAATTTATGAGCAGCAGCCTGACTTAATCGCCGAAGAAGTGAGATTTTTGCAAGAGAACAAGGTTGATTTAATTTTTGGGGATATCCCTCCCATGCTTACAGAAATTGCTAAAGCAGCGCAGATTCCTTGTTGGATGGCAGGCAACTTTGGCTGGGACTTTATTTATCGTGATTGGGGTGGGAAGTATGCCGAACTTGCTGATCGCCTATCGGAAACCTATAGCTATTGCGATCGCCTATTTCGATTACCCTTTGCGGAACCTATGACTAGTTTTCCCAATATTCAAAATGTGGGACTAACTGGCGCAAAACCGAACCACTCACCTGAATATCTACGTGAGAAATTTGATTTGGACGGAGATCGCCCGACAGCGCTATTGACCTTTGGTGGGTTGAGTTTACAATCAATTCCGTATCAAAACTTATTCAAGTTTCCCGATTGGCAATTTATCACCTTTGATCGTTGTGCCCCAGATTTACCAAATTTGACTAAAGCCAATTGCGATCGCCTGCGTCCTGTGGATCTAATGGTGATATGCGATCGTGTCGTCACGAAGCCAGGTTATGGCACATTAGCAGAAGCTCTGCGTGTGGGCGTGCCCGTTGTTTGTTTAACCCGTGAAGGATTTTTAGAAGCTGAAACACTCATTGCTGGAGTAAAAAGCTACTCAGAACATCTAATTATTTCGCCCCAAGAGTTTTATGAAGGTGATTGGTCATTTCTTAATGCGACCTTTCTTTCTCCAGATTCCACAAAGGTAAAAAAGTTGGATATGCATGGTGAAGAAACGATTAATCAATCGATTTTGGACTATTTTGCATAAACTAAGAAATCCCAAGTTGTAACTCTCTAACGAATTAAAGTTACTGAGGTACTCACATCTAGGATTGCTGTAGCTTTTTAGTACAGAAATATTTTTGAAAGTGAAGTTTTGCAACACTTTCAAAAATATTTCTGGGTTTTAAGAAAGCGCAAAGCGCTGTAAAACTTGCCTGTTTTGATACACTTGGGATCGATTATCAGCGTAAAATCGAAATCTCTGTCGCTGTGGAATCGACAAACTATGGAAATCGCTCAATGCTACCAACTCTTCGGCTTAACATCTAATGCAACCTTAGAGGATGTCAACAAAGCTTATAAAGCTCTGGCTATGCAATGGCATCCTGATCGCATACCCAGAGAGAATGTGCAGCTACAACTGCAAGCACAGGAAAAACTTAAAGAAATTAACTATGCAAGGGATAGCTTGCGAAAAGCTGCGGAGCAGAAAGTGTCAGTTCCCCATAGACATTCGCATCAGAATAAACAAACTTATCAACATCAAACGAAATATCACAGTAAGTACCAGAGCGCTTCTCAAGGCTATTCTCAACAAAAAACATCAGAACGCACTTCGGAACGTTATCACTCCTATCAATCGCGATCGCAAGCTCATTCCTATCAAACTTATCAGTCTTACCAATCACGTCAGCAAACTAGCAAACACACTCATCCACAACCTGAGCCACCTCAAAATCATCCTTCATCTGAGCACCAACCGCGTCCGAAAATGACGGATCTGGCTGGGGCAGATTTCCATGGAGCAAATTTACGTGAAAAATATCTTGAAGGTAGGAACCTTAGCTATGCAAATCTTAATAATGCTGACTTAACTGATGCATTTCTCCACCGTGTCAACCTGCAAGGGGCTAATCTGCAAGGGGCTAATCTATTTAGAGCCAATCTATTTCAAGCAAATCTCCAAAATGCAGATCTGCGCGGAGCTAACTTAATTGGTGCAGATCTAAGTGGCGCAGACTTGACTGGCGCAAACCTGACTGGAGCAAAAGTGGGTTTTGGTGAGAAAATAATGGTTAAACTTACCAACGTTATACTCAGAGGTACAACCATGCCTAATGGTGCCGTCAACAAATCCTAGGATATATCTTTGAAAGTAATATCTGTTCTCTAGGAAATTTGGTGATAATAAAAATAGCGGGCATTGCTAGGTTTGAGTTAGCAATCCACGCTATAGAGGAATTATCCGAGACATGACAAGAAATTATCAACAATAAATCGACTATACATCCGCAAAATTGCTTGACTTGCTATAAAAAACATTAATTTGTAGTGATCCCTAGAGCATGTGCAAACGATTGAGATGATCTTGTAAAAAATTTATTTACACAAATAGCTCACTATTTTGTGTGTGTATAAGGTAATTAAAAATTTAAGGTAGTCATGAAATGTAATTGTGTTACGGGCAAAGCCCGCAACACATCTACCCAATGCGTAATAAATTCCTTCGGTTTGCGTAAGTCCTAAAGAATTTAATGTGGTGGGTTTTGTGTAGGTAATGGATTCATTTAGTAGCGATAAGTTACAGCCAGTTGAGAAAAGGTGTAGCACTCAGTAAACCTTGCAAATAAGCTGTGCGCCATATTTTATGTTTATCCCATAATGAGATGTAAGTGGCTTCGACTTCGCTCAGCCATCGTTTATAGATGGCTAAGCGAAGTCGAAGCCAAAAATCTACAACTAATTTAGGATTGCTTTATATATTTCAAGCATTAAATTGCAATCCTAAATCAGTTGTAGATTTTTTGATCTATAGAAGCGCACACCTTAGGTGTGCGCTTCTATAGACTATTTAGAACTACTATAAATAGCAATAATTATTAAGCAGTTAAATACGATAACGGAAGGGATGTTTAACAAGTTTTAACTGAAGTATTGCAGCAATTAGAATAATTCTACTTTTATATCTTTCTAAGGGATGATTTATGATCCCCGTAAATATCGTAGGTTAAAACGAAGGTAATTACTCTCAGACATTTTAATGACTTTAGATCAAACTTTTTTTAGAAAAAGAGAGCTTTGTTTATTCCTAATATTTATTCCCAAATGTCGATTTAGGAATCTGAAAATAAGTTTTTACTTGATTGTCTAAAGTCTACCTTTGCTTAACTAACAATTTTGATAAATAATATTTACAATCTATGTCAAGTCTATCTAAATTATGGGCGATATCATTGATTTCACTGGCTCCTAGTATCATATCTCCAATATTTGCGACAGATATAACCGACAATAAAATTAACTATGATCTCAATCAAATTCCACCAGAGAAATCATTGACAAATAACCATTCCAGCAATAGAACATCAAATGTTACTAAGCCTAAATACCTCATCGAATTTCAGGCAAAGACCGTTAGTGAATGGATAATTATGGTCAATCGGCAGCCTACATTTGAGGTTAAAGACTTGCCTAGTGCAGCAATATCTACAGCTAAACTTGCGGTTATTCTCAACACACTTGACTTTGATCCCAGTCAACTTCAGCCACTGGTAGTTAATGGTGAATACCTTGGTAAATATAAGAATACAATCCTATTTAGAATCCCTAAATCCGAGGTGGTAAATCCATCGTTGAGTCTAACCCAGTGGATTAATAATCTTAGAGTTGCAGTTGGGGCAGAACCAATGACACTTGTTGAAGCCCAAAAGCAAATGTATCAATTAACAGTTACTAACGAAAAAATTGATGGTATTGCTTCTTGGTATGGTCCTTATTTTCAAGGTAGACAGACTGCCTCAGGCGAACAGTTTGAACAACAGGATTTTACTGCTGCTCATCCCAACTTGCCGTTTGACACATATCTCAAAGTTACGAATCGCCAAAATGATAGATCAGTGGTTGTGAGAATCAATGATCGCGGTCCCTACATTGGCGATCGCAGTCTTGATTTATCCCATGCCGCAGCGATCGCATTGAATAGTGATGAAGCTGGTGTTGTCCCGATTACAGCCACAGTACTTGCACCACTTAGATAGAAAATTGGCACTTTGTGCCAATTTTCTATCTAAGTGGTGCAAAGTAATTTTTTTAGTAATTGTGTTGAATAAATACAACTTTTTCTATCTAAGGTTGTCAGTGCGAGTACCAATATCGAGAAACTGAATTAGCTTGACAGGATCAGCATTGAACATAAAAGCTCTAGCCTCAGGAGTGACTTTATAACCTTCTTTCTCAGCTGCTTTTTGGGCTGCATGGGGTAGAGGACTCGATAGCTCAAACATTAGACGAGCATAGGGATCGCTCAGCACTTCCACAGTACTAGGAAAAGAAACTGGCTGTGTAAACTCAGCAGAAAGATGAATGTTGTATAGCAAAACAGCACCATCGGAAGTACGCAATTTTTTGAGAAGCATTGCTTCTTCAGTAGGATTACCATCAGTCGATTCTCCATCGGTAATATTAATAATCGTTGGTGGATAGCTATTTGGATGTTTATCAATCCATTCCTCCAAGAGCAAACGCGCCAACGCTAATACACTGCACATAGCCGTACCACCACTGGCTACTGGCTTAAACCAAATTGGAAAGTCGTTATAAACTTCGACCAAACCACCCATCCCATCGGGTAATTTTTGGGCGCGTTTCTCCAATTCGGCTGGATTTTCATAGATTTTGCTAATAGGTGCGATCACCTGATCGCCAGCAATGCCATTGAGTGCTGAGGCAACTTCACTGCTGTAACCAATGACACCCACGTCAAAATAATTGTAAATCTCATTACCTTTCACACAGCGTTGACCTAAAGAGTCAAGCAAACGATTTACTGCATCGGCTACTGCCTGAGCTTTTTGGATCGGTTCACTAGTTTTGTGCAAGCTTTCATTTGCTCCTTTGGCTGTTCCCTTACTTGCACTTTCACTAGAAAATGCATCCGCCATCGATCCTGATTGATCGATCAGAAACAGAAAACAACTAGGTTGGCGACGACTGATCTCTGCTGAGTAAGGCATATTAAACTTACCCGTTTCCTTAATTTATTTATGTCTCAAGAGCTGATCTCAGTCTAGCAAAGGTAAGCTCAATAAACCTTTTCCTAATCAAAATTCAGCTATTTATCTTAAGCAATCTATTCACGGCAATCCTCCTTTAAATATTGATTAACCGAACTGAGAAATTGTCTGAAAATGTTGCAAATAAGATCTTTAAAACAATCTCTTTGTTTGATTTAGAGTGCACAGCAATGTATTGCTGTTCAGTGAAACAAAATTGCTACATTGCGTTTCTAAGCATTATGACGATTGATGCTATTTTATTATTTACTATGATATTAGAATAAGTAGCACCAAGCGGCACTAGTTTTAAATGTAATAACTATACAATTCTTAACCTATGTCATCCATCAATCTCAGCAAGATTCTTCTAAAAGGAGAAGTATTGTCCCTATTGAGAGGATTAATTACAACACTTGCTTTCCCAATCTCAATTCAAGATCAAAAAGGGGAAGTCCTAGTTGCAGATCTTGGCTTTGAGTTAGAGAAAGCAACAAAATTTGAAGTTAATCATGATCTTAACTCAAACAATGTCAGTAAAATCCCAGTTTTATTAGATGAAGAAGTACTAGGTTGGGTGATTGGGGCTGAAAAGACTAAACAGGTCGCTGATTTCTTAAACTATATAGTTAAGCGCGAGTTTGAAAGGAAAACTCTAGCAGCAGATACTCTAGATAACTACCGAGAGATGAGTCTGCTCTATACGATCGCGAGTAAAATGGCAAACTGCCTTGATGTTAAGGAAATTGGGTCTCTTGTAATAGAAGAAGCGAGTCGGCTGATCAAATGTACGAGTGCATCGGTAATGCTCCATAATCAACATGATAATTCGTTTGAGATTATTGCTGCTAAAGGTACTGCTGAACGAATAGGAAGTTTAAAATTAGCTGCTAATCAGGGAATTGCAGGATATGTTTTTAGTACTGGTAACCCTGAATTAGTCAATGATGCTACTAAAGACCCACGCTATATTGTGAATGAGATTGAATCCTATGCGTTAATCTGTGCACCAATTTTTACTAAAGATCGCATTTTAGGTGTCGTCAATATCAGTAACTCTGAGCCGATTAGTTATACATCTAAAGATCTTAAATTATTTACAGCGCTAGTTACTCAAGCTTCTGGAGCTATTGAGAATGCATTACTACATGCAAGCAAACTACAAGAAGAAAGAGTCAAAAACAATTTAGAAAGATACTTATAGCGGTTTTCAAATGAGTGTGTACTCATTTGAAAACAAAAAATAAGTCCCATTAAGAGTTTTGAGTTTTCATTTTGCCTACGGCAAAATGAAAACCGCTATATCACCTCAGGTTGCTCAAGCCGTGATCAATGATGCAGGGCAGGTAACTCTCTCTACTAATAAAAGAAGAATTGCTATGTTATTTTCCGATATTCGTAATTTCACTACAAAATGTGAGGAATTGGAACCAGAGCAATTAGTTGCATATTTGAATGATTATTTCACTCAAATGGTGGATGTGATTTTTACGAATCAGGGGACAGTCAATAAGTTTGTAGGTGATATGATCGTTGCAATGTTTGGTGCGCCTTCAGTGATCTCGGATCGGGAATATTGGGCGATCACAGCTGCAATTAACATGCAAAAGCGTATCAAAGAGTTGCCAATTGATTGGATTCGGGAAAACTTTATCACAGGAATTGGGATTAGCTCTGGAGATGTGATTGTGGGTAATATTGGTTCACCTCAGCATATGGACTATACAGCGATCGGTGATGAAATGAATATTGCTTCACGTTTGCAAGGATTAGCCCAAGGCGGACAAATTTTAGTAACACGTGGTGTTTATGATGCAACAAAGGCTAGTTTTCAATTTCGCGAGTTTGGAACTTTACCCATCAAAGGTAAAAAGAATCTAGTAGAAATTTTTGAAGTTATTTACTAAGTAGCTATTCATAAATAACCCAAAACCAGAGGCTTGGGTTGCTTGCTTAGCAAGCAACCCAAGCCTCTGGTTTTGGGTTTAAATTATGCCAATCTAATTATGCCAATCTACTTAGTAAATAACTACAGATCCAGAGAAGTTTGCAAATTTTACAATCCCGAAATAAAAAGCATTTTCATTTTATTTTTGAGTGCACAACGCTGTAAGTGATACATTAGTTTTGAAACACTTCAAAGTCTTAAAATGTCTAAGAAGCTATTGATTGTTGATGATGAGCCTCACATTCGTTTGCTATTAGAGCAAACCTTAGAAGAGTTGGAGGACTATGACGTAGAGCTATTAACTGCAACCAATGGTGTAAATGCACTAGAGGTAATTCAGAGGGAAAAACCAAACCTAGTATTCTTAGATGTCATGATGCCTAAGATGAATGGGTATGAAGTATGCCAAACTGTCAAAAGTGATGCCAGCTTAAGCGATGTTTACATTATTATGTTGACTGCTAAGGGGCAAGAATTTGATCGCGATCGGGGCAAGGATGTTGGGGCAGATATTTATATGACTAAACCCTTTGACCCCGATGAAATTTTAGAAAAGTCCCGTGAAATTCTAGGAATAGAAGCTTAAATGAGCGTAAACCTGACCTGTAAATTAAATGATCACCATCTCGATAGACATCAAGGCAGTAGTCAGCGCCAATTAGCGATCGCTGTATCCGCCAGCTCTGCTAGTAATAGCTGCAATGCTCCTTTAAACCTGTGCCTTGTATTAGATCATAGTGGTTCCATGGGAGGACAGCCCCTAGAGATGGTCAAACGGGCTGCCCAAGATCTAGTGGATCAAATGTATCCACAGGATCGCGTTAGCGTAATTGGTTTTGACCATAAGGCTAAGGTGGTAGTCGAAAATCAGCTTGTCGAGCGAATCACTTCCATCAAAGAGAAGATCCAATCCCTCAAAGCGTCAGGAGGGACTTGCATTGATGAAGGGATCAAAATGGGTTTACAGGAAACCAGTAAGGGCAAAGATGGCACTGTTAGTCAGCTATTTGTCCTAACAGATGGCGAGAATGAGCATGGTGATAATGAGCGTTGTTTCCAATTTTCACGATTGGCTACAGAATACAACATGACTCTGCATAGCCTCGGCTTTGGCGATAGCTGGAATCAAGATGTATTAGAACGGATTGCTGATGCTGGAGGTGGAGCAATGGCATATATTCCATCACCTGAAGCGGCTGGTGCAGAGTTTCAGAAATTATTAAAGCGAGTGCAAGCGATCAGCCTTACCAATGCCTATTTGATTTTACAACTTGCCCCCCATGTCAGGCTTGCCGAATTAAAGCCGATCGCTCAAGTTGCCCCAGATACCATCGAGCTATCTTACCAAACTGAAGGTGATGCCATTATTGTTAGGCTGGGAGATTTGATGACAGATGTAGAGCGTGTAGTGCTAGTTAATCTCTATATCAGCCCTGCTAGCTATATTGCGAGTTGTCAAGATAGCCCAGAAATTCCGATTTTGTCTGCTCAAGTCCGTTATGATATACCCTCACAAGGACAAATTAATACTTTGTCACCATCCGTGGCGATCTCCGCCGAGCTAGTTCAAGAATTGCATCCACAGGTCGATCCACAAGTGCAAAATTATGTATTGGCTCTAGCCAAATATCGACAGACTCAACTCGCGGAACAAAAACTGCAAGAAGGTGATCGTTCTGGTGCTGCAACAATGTTGCAGTCTGCAGCAAAAACTGCATTGCAAATGGGTGATCAAAATGCTTCGACCATCTTGCAGAATAACGCTACCCGTCTCCAATCAGGGACATTGCTCAGTGAAGCTGATCGCAAAAAGACCCGTATTGCTTCCAAAACTGTACTGCAAACGCCTAATGAACCGAATGCTTAGAAGTTAGTTGCTACAGGAATTTTTATCTCATTCCTGCTATTAATCTTATTTCAAGTTTTCTATATTAAGTTGCATTTATTTAAGTCGTTCTTATGATCACCTGTCCTAATTGTGCTCATTCCAACCCTGATGGAGCAGTAAACTGCGAAGCCTGCTTTACGCCATTACCTATTGTCAAAAGCGTGCAATGTCCTAGCTGCAATGCAACAGTATTATCAGATGCAAAGTTCTGTGGTCATTGTGGATTTAATCTGAGTACATCTAAAGTTGGGAGTCATCCGCTAGAAGTTAATTTAGGTAGTGACCCACATGATCCCTCACCAACCGTTAATCTATCAACCGAAGTTATCCCCGTTATCCCCATCTCCAACGATATGTCTAATTCTCTACCCGACGAGACAACTGAAAGCAATGCTGCAGCAAACTTAGCTGCGAATAGCCCAGAGTTACAAATTGTTCCCAATATGTATGAGGAAGGACTAGTTGTAGCTGTTGAGCCAAGTACAACACCTGTAAGTATACCTGCCAATATTCCTGCTTCTTTAAGTGCCAAAACACAGTTACAGCAATTTGCGGCTTCGTTACTTCATGTTCAGACTGACCTAACTATCGAAATACCTCCCCATTTACCTGTGATACATATCGGTAAGCCAAATACGTTAATTCCACCAGATATTGATGTTTCTGGCTTTCCTGATTCCGACATCGTTTCGCGGATTCATGCAGATATTCGCGCTGAGGGTGGATCTTTTTATTTTGAAGATACAGGGAGCTCTAATGGGAGTTATATCAATAATTTGCCCCTAGCTGTTGGCAATCGTCATAAACTGAGAGCTGGCGATCGCATTTCTCTAGGCAAGGGTGATAAAGTCAGCTTCATTTTCCAACTTAATTCATAAGTTTCAATTTTGGCAATTCTTATAAAAAGAGAGACTCACAAAGTGAGTCTCTCTTTTTATGAACTAATCTACAAGAAACAGCATATTGAGGCTTTGAGGGCTACAGAAATATTTATGATTTTTTAATTAAGTGTAAAGCGCTGTAATTCATATATAATTTATATAAAAGAATTAAAAGCTAGCTATATCTATGTATAAGCTTTCGCAAAAAATAGATGATATTTTCTAAACGTGTCAATTTGTTAAATATATAACATATATAGAAAAGCAATTCTATGGACTGCTATTATATCTTCAGTTCCATAGGAATCTTCTTATGATTACTGCAACTTCAGAGTTTGATCCTGAATCGCTTAATCTTGATAGTCCACAAATTTTATTATTTACTCTTCAATCCCTTCGATCACAAGTTATTAGTGAAGCAAAGATTACTTTTAATCAATGGCAGTCACATATTCAGCGATCAGAATTTCTCATCAGTGCTTTGAATCTAGCCCAATATTTAGCCTTAAGGCGGCATGATCTGCGATCGCTCCAAGCAGCATTAATGCCTTGGGGATTATCTTCATTAGGAAGAATTGAAGCTAGAGTTATGCCAAATCTGGATGCTGTAATTGCTACTCTAGAATTAATTTGCAGTTCCAAAACTATTCATCAACAAATTCGTCCCCCAATTGAATCTTTTTTTGAAGGTAATCGATTGCTCCAAAAGTATACAGAAGACCTATTTGGGAAGGCAACTCCTCGCCGCCGAGTCAGAATCATGGTGACATTACCTACTGAAGCGGCTACGAATTATGAATTGGTGAAAAAAATTATTCAGAGAGGTGCAAATTGTGTGCGGATCAATTGTGCCCATGACACACCAGAACTTTGGCTAAGGATGATCAATCATGTGCGTCAAGCAGAACAAGAATTAGAATTGTGCTGTAAAGTCATGATGGATTTGAGCGGTCCTAAAATCCGCACTGGTAAAGTTTTTACCCCACCTCATCAGAAACGGGTATTTAGAGGCGATCATATTTTACTGTCACGATGTGAACCTGAAAATGCTAACTATTCAGTAATTCCAGTAGAATATTTTCAGACTTGCTGCACAGTCCCTGAAATCCTCGATCTACTTACAATAGGAACTACTGTATATATTGATGATGGCAAGATTCGGACGAGAGTGATTGATACTCAGCATCCATTGCCTGATGGACGTTTGGGGATTTTGCTACAAGTTACCCATGCTAGTCCTAAGGGAGTCAAACTTCTTCCTGAGAAAGGATTGAACTTCCCAAATACAATTCTTCCACTTAATCCACTAACTGAGAAAGATTTAATTGACTTAGATTTTGTTGCTATTCATGCAGATATCATTGGTTATTCCTTTGTCCAAAGATCTGAGGATATTAAACTACTTCAACAGGAACTTCAAAAAAGATTAGATGGAAGAGTTTCAAGTCCTGCGATTGTTGCCAAAATTGAGACAGCGATCGCAGTCTCTAATTTGCCAGAACTGATTATTCATGCAGCAGGAAAGAATTCCTTTGGAGTGATGATTGCAAGAGGAGATTTGGCGGTAGAAATTGGCTATCAACGTTTAGCCGAAATACAGGAAGAGATTCTCTGGCTTTGTGAAGCGGCTCATGTTCCTGTAATCTGGGCAACGCAAGTATTAGAAAGCCTCGTTAAGGATGGTGCGCCTTCTCGTGGTGAAATGACGGATGCTGCCATGGCAGAAAGGGCTGAGTGCGTTATGCTAAACAAAGGAACCTTTATCGCTGAAGCAATCACAATTTTAGATGATGTACTAACTCGGATGGAAACGCACCAATCCAAAAAAACGCCCCAGTTGCGAGCATTACATTCATGGTAAACCGAGGCATTGTTGTATAGATTTGCACTATTCCCATTATTATTGGAGATATTTAGTTATGGATACGCAATTAATCAAGCTTGAAATTGATATGCATAATCACTATACAGTTTCAACGCTCTATCAAGCTATTCAGGATGAACTAAACAGACATGGAAAACCTTTAAATTGGATTGTGTCTGGAGTTGACAAAGATAGCCAAAAAGTTTACGTTAAAGCAATTTTTGTGACTGCGGAATTGAATTGGCGTGAATGCCTAAACTAATTTTGGGACTCCTAAAGAGATGATGATGCCATATTTAAATTACTTAGCCTCATCTATTTATAAATTGTTCTTTCGCAATCTCTAATTTTTTGAATCAGTTAGGAAAGGTCAAATTGTATGAAAGATAGTCATTTTGATCGATCGCTATTAGTTAGTGATTATGCGTACCATATTATCCAGCAGAGCTTGCAAAGATTTGTTGATCAAGAGGAAGCCGTTTTCCAAGATCAAGATCCTGAAGCTTTGCATCAGATGCGAGTAGGAATGCGTCGCTTTAGAACCGCTATTCAAGTATTTGGCAAGTCGATCACCCTACCTCACAGAGTAAATAATTCCTCAATTGGCAAAATCGCTAGGATTTTAGGAGAAACAAGAGATCTAGATGTCCTAAAGCAAGATCTGATCACGCGCTATCATCCTCTATTGCAGCAATCAGAGCAAGATAAGTTTGAGAAAGTACTTCATCATTTACATCAGAAACGAGGTCAGAGCTTTCTGAAATTAAAGAAAATATTGAAAAGCGATCGCTACCAAACCCTCAAACAATCTATGCAAGATTGGCTAGCCCAGCCCAACTATACAAAAGTCGGTGATTTA includes:
- a CDS encoding vWA domain-containing protein; amino-acid sequence: MSVNLTCKLNDHHLDRHQGSSQRQLAIAVSASSASNSCNAPLNLCLVLDHSGSMGGQPLEMVKRAAQDLVDQMYPQDRVSVIGFDHKAKVVVENQLVERITSIKEKIQSLKASGGTCIDEGIKMGLQETSKGKDGTVSQLFVLTDGENEHGDNERCFQFSRLATEYNMTLHSLGFGDSWNQDVLERIADAGGGAMAYIPSPEAAGAEFQKLLKRVQAISLTNAYLILQLAPHVRLAELKPIAQVAPDTIELSYQTEGDAIIVRLGDLMTDVERVVLVNLYISPASYIASCQDSPEIPILSAQVRYDIPSQGQINTLSPSVAISAELVQELHPQVDPQVQNYVLALAKYRQTQLAEQKLQEGDRSGAATMLQSAAKTALQMGDQNASTILQNNATRLQSGTLLSEADRKKTRIASKTVLQTPNEPNA
- a CDS encoding FHA domain-containing protein; protein product: MITCPNCAHSNPDGAVNCEACFTPLPIVKSVQCPSCNATVLSDAKFCGHCGFNLSTSKVGSHPLEVNLGSDPHDPSPTVNLSTEVIPVIPISNDMSNSLPDETTESNAAANLAANSPELQIVPNMYEEGLVVAVEPSTTPVSIPANIPASLSAKTQLQQFAASLLHVQTDLTIEIPPHLPVIHIGKPNTLIPPDIDVSGFPDSDIVSRIHADIRAEGGSFYFEDTGSSNGSYINNLPLAVGNRHKLRAGDRISLGKGDKVSFIFQLNS
- a CDS encoding pyruvate kinase; this translates as MITATSEFDPESLNLDSPQILLFTLQSLRSQVISEAKITFNQWQSHIQRSEFLISALNLAQYLALRRHDLRSLQAALMPWGLSSLGRIEARVMPNLDAVIATLELICSSKTIHQQIRPPIESFFEGNRLLQKYTEDLFGKATPRRRVRIMVTLPTEAATNYELVKKIIQRGANCVRINCAHDTPELWLRMINHVRQAEQELELCCKVMMDLSGPKIRTGKVFTPPHQKRVFRGDHILLSRCEPENANYSVIPVEYFQTCCTVPEILDLLTIGTTVYIDDGKIRTRVIDTQHPLPDGRLGILLQVTHASPKGVKLLPEKGLNFPNTILPLNPLTEKDLIDLDFVAIHADIIGYSFVQRSEDIKLLQQELQKRLDGRVSSPAIVAKIETAIAVSNLPELIIHAAGKNSFGVMIARGDLAVEIGYQRLAEIQEEILWLCEAAHVPVIWATQVLESLVKDGAPSRGEMTDAAMAERAECVMLNKGTFIAEAITILDDVLTRMETHQSKKTPQLRALHSW